One genomic segment of Corallococcus silvisoli includes these proteins:
- a CDS encoding MBL fold metallo-hydrolase translates to MTAPLFRLADATLVEPLVQDFQAWWMTVAPMPASLHLQAYLVPLLKAYLQTPDFHAKAAKDPALSGSSFVGVAPERADEVRALLQRITAAQEDRLQLAESFDEFQTQLLAEAKGQSLEPLYARLPEPLKGLVELVYDYVNRPSMRVHEGLLYRGRHHKTELQSLRIRRLKADAERDSLLTTPRLREAGQLDWKVPFHDARLDKLFSLDLEPRPLEWIRDVLGDAVTSDAELLPLLTEAPQTVSDTWNGPGARVRYVGHACVLVEWKGTSILIDAVVPVRPEKVGPLERMSFADLPRRIDYVLITHSHPDHLDIETLLRLRHRIGTLMVPRSSGALAGDYSPRLLGKALGFRDVLEPYFYESLPLPDGEIIAAPFMGEHGDVAHAKTAWILRVGEERMFFAADSMCVDETTYRDLRRTVGDLHTVFMNTEIEGAPHTWMMEGFFPKKRDRKLEKNRRCRGSNSTEGLRLLELVGARRLFNYAMGLEPWMEHIIGPAATPETPRMKESDLLLATARERGLQAERLQGAQQVHLKP, encoded by the coding sequence ATGACTGCTCCCTTGTTTCGCCTCGCGGATGCCACCCTCGTCGAGCCGCTTGTCCAGGACTTCCAGGCCTGGTGGATGACGGTGGCTCCCATGCCCGCCAGCCTGCACTTGCAGGCCTATCTGGTGCCGCTGCTGAAGGCCTATCTGCAGACCCCGGACTTCCACGCGAAGGCCGCGAAGGATCCCGCGCTCAGCGGCAGCTCCTTCGTGGGCGTGGCGCCCGAGCGCGCGGATGAAGTCCGAGCGCTGCTGCAGCGGATCACCGCCGCGCAGGAGGACCGCCTCCAGCTGGCGGAGTCCTTCGACGAGTTCCAGACGCAGTTGCTGGCGGAGGCCAAGGGCCAATCCCTGGAGCCGCTGTACGCGCGGCTGCCAGAGCCGCTCAAGGGACTGGTGGAGCTGGTCTACGACTACGTGAACCGCCCGTCGATGCGCGTGCACGAGGGCCTGCTGTACCGGGGCCGCCACCACAAGACGGAGCTCCAGTCGCTGCGGATCCGCCGGCTGAAGGCGGACGCGGAGCGCGACTCACTGCTCACCACGCCGCGCCTGCGCGAGGCGGGGCAGTTGGACTGGAAGGTGCCCTTCCACGACGCGCGCCTGGACAAGCTCTTCAGCCTGGACCTGGAGCCCCGGCCGCTGGAGTGGATCCGCGACGTGCTGGGCGACGCGGTGACCTCCGACGCGGAGCTGTTGCCCCTGCTCACGGAGGCGCCCCAGACCGTCTCCGACACCTGGAACGGACCGGGCGCGCGCGTGCGCTACGTGGGCCACGCGTGCGTGCTGGTGGAGTGGAAGGGCACGTCCATCCTCATCGACGCCGTGGTGCCCGTGCGCCCGGAGAAGGTGGGCCCGCTGGAGCGCATGTCCTTCGCGGACCTGCCCCGCCGCATCGACTACGTCCTCATCACCCACAGCCATCCGGATCACCTGGACATCGAAACGCTGCTGCGCCTGCGCCACCGCATCGGGACGCTGATGGTGCCGCGCTCCAGCGGAGCCCTGGCCGGCGACTACTCGCCCCGGCTGCTGGGCAAGGCGCTGGGCTTCCGCGACGTGCTGGAGCCCTACTTCTACGAATCGCTGCCCCTGCCGGACGGAGAGATCATCGCCGCGCCGTTCATGGGCGAGCACGGCGACGTGGCCCACGCCAAGACGGCGTGGATCCTCCGCGTGGGCGAAGAGCGCATGTTCTTCGCCGCGGACTCCATGTGCGTGGATGAGACGACGTACCGCGATCTGCGCCGCACGGTGGGCGACCTGCACACGGTCTTCATGAACACGGAGATCGAAGGCGCGCCGCACACCTGGATGATGGAGGGCTTCTTCCCCAAGAAGCGCGACCGCAAGCTGGAGAAGAACCGCCGCTGCCGCGGCAGCAACTCCACGGAGGGCCTGCGCCTGCTGGAGCTCGTGGGCGCACGGCGACTCTTCAACTACGCCATGGGCCTGGAGCCCTGGATGGAGCACATCATCGGGCCCGCCGCCACGCCGGAGACGCCCCGCATGAAGGAGTCGGATCTGCTGCTCGCCACCGCTCGCGAGCGCGGCCTCCAGGCTGAACGCCTCCAGGGCGCGCAGCAGGTCCACCTCAAGCCCTGA